The Saccharomyces mikatae IFO 1815 strain IFO1815 genome assembly, chromosome: 15 DNA window GTCCTCACTGCAATGCCAGAATAAGGAATTATGCAGGTGGCCGTGACGAAttcgatgaagaagaatacaGTGAAGGAGAACTGGACGAAATTCGAGAGAGCATGCGCAGGCGTAGAGAGGATCAATTTACGTCCACTGATCCGTTTGCCAATAGAGATGATATAAGTTCCGAAGAAGATAGCAGCAGTGAAGAAGAGCCTATGCGGGAACATATCCCTCAAGGTCGTTGGGCCAGCTCACATAATCGTAGCATCGCCGTAGATGCTgtagatgatgaagaggatgaggaagaactagaggaagatgaggaagacATGGATTCTGATCTGAAAGATTTTATAGAGGATGATGAGGAcgacgaagatgaagatggcAGTAGAAGGAATTTGATACTGTCTGCACTCAATAATAGACAAGTAATCATAACtgatgatgaggaagatgagGGACGGGAACATACCACAGATGAGGAAGAGCACGACAGTGATTTTTACGAGCACAATGATGAAGGATTTGCAAGTGGCGATAGTCTTGATGAAGACCGGAAAGAAGCTATTCAGGTGCAATCAAGTTCTGACTCCGAAGATCGTTCAATTTCTTATCCTAGCTCTAGTGATGTCAAAGATAAAGACGAACCTGACACCGAAGACTTCGACGATCTGCAACCAAGAAGACAAAAGCGATTCCGTGTTGTCCTAGGAGAAAGTGATGACGAATGATGTTAATGTTTCAACCGGCCAGGGTGGTTATGTACGGAActtttatgtatttttttagaaGTATCCTTTCTGTTCTTGTAATGTGATTACAGAGCGGTAGTAGGCTCAAATTCAATCATTAGTTATGTATGACAGAGTTACTTAAAGGAAATCTAAAATCTTATCAATTTATAGActattcttccttttttttcgacctgccattgttatttttttaggCGTTACGTTAACTAGCACAATTATGTGGGGGTTATGCAAGAACCTTTTCCGAGCAATAAAATTTAAGAGcaaaagagaacaaaacatcaaaataaaaaaaaagagtggCAACTGCTTCCTGAATTAAGTTACgagaggaagaaaaaggtgGTAATGATTCGGTTCACGATTCTACGTAATACTAAGACATCTCTTCTTTCTACGAGTAATATATGTTTATCATTTGCCCAGGTGTCCACTAGTAGTCTAATTTGGTCCAATACTTTGAATAGCACTGTTATAACTAAAAACCCAATAGTGCTAGCACCAAAGAGACATGTTCATGATGgaaagcatttttttacgACACCAcatcaacaacagcagACGAAGTTAGGGGAAACTGAAGAGGGAACTCGTCGcaatataaaagaagaggatTTGAAAAGCATTGGCCAAGCAATAACACACCAACGAAACAAACGCCGAAAACAAATATGGTCTGCTGTGTTTGGGGGTATATTCGGCGTAATAATAGGATATTCAGTAATCTATAAAGTGATATATTTAAAGGAACAAAGCTTCTTACCATTGTTTCCTTCATCCAAGATACGTAAATTAAGTGCaagagatttgaaaaaggtTGACGTAAACCAGGTACAAAAGCTTTCTAAATTAAGAGTTTTAGAAATATTATCCGGCCATGACATGATTAAAGAACAATATGGAGTGCCATTATTAGATAAAGACGGAAGCTCACCTAGATTAAATGAATTCAGCATGTGGTGCGAAGACCAAGATCCATGTGTGACTGGTGTTGTAATGGAGCCAGAtgatcaaagaaatagCTCACACACTTGGTATAGAATACCTTTAGTTTGTAAATGGAGGATAACGCATCGGCCAATAAGCATACGCGGGACCATCGACGACTTATTGAACCGCATTGGATTAGAAACAGCGGATTTATTCGAGATTATATCGCCTGAGCGAGTATACGGATCGTTCAAGTACGAATACCCGCTACAGGGGGACTCTCATGCATTGCACCTCTGGTTCCATGGCGAGATCGAACTGGATGATAATTCATTGATTGTATATAACGGGAAATACCATGTTGATGTTAAACTGCAAGAAATCGACCTTTTCAGGCGTGAAAAGAATGGGCAATTAGTGCAGTATGTTCTGTTTAAAAACAATCCCGTGAACAGATAAAAGAAGTGTAAATAATTCTGTCACAATTATGATTATTATCGGTATTAAACTACTTATTTTCGGTTACTTAGGTAAAATAGTGTTTATATAAGAAtatttgaaagtaaaaaaaaactgataaatgaataaaataGAGAAGATTGGAGACGAACTGgaagaaattgagaaaACCCACCGAATATACTACCCTGGGCTTACAGATGGAATATCAAAggaagaaaggaaaaaaaataatacattTCAGAAACGTCAATAGGTATTATCATCTTAGCAATGAACGGATGCCTTTCTTAAATTAAAAAGGCCAGAGCACCACCGACTGCGGCTCCGACAACTCCAGCATTCAACAGTTGACCGTTCTGTGCGTGCAATGCAGGGGCTGCATTGCTAGTGGTGTTGGAAGCATTTTGGGCGTTTACGCTAGCAGCGAAGCCGAAAACAGAGACAGCAGAAACCAAAATTTGTGAtactttcattattatttgtgTGTTGAATTAGCGTGCTTATTTGAGGTTCTTCTCAGAagctaaaagaaaaaaagcataatTGGAAATGTAAGCGATGAGCAAGAAATGCCATTTATTTATACGTTTATATAATATGTATTTGCAAGTATAGAACGTCGGTTTCATAAGGGGTGAGAGGAGACATAAATAGAAACAggggaaagaaaatcattgaagagaaatgaaaaaaaaaaggatgaTACTAGGAGAGAAAGGGGATTAGAAAGGTCATCGGCCATAAAGTTGGTACATTATCCTTTATTGACTTTTGACACTTTGCCGTTGATGAAATATTGATGGCTATTAATGAAACTCTTCATGAGCACTGGTCCGTTTTTCGGATAGCGTTTTGCCAAAAGAGGGGAGGGGGAGTCTCGGCAACCGTGTCTGGGTGTGTGAAATATTACATCAGAGAAGGAGAGAAGTTTGTGCGGCTAAACTTTCTTGGCAGAGGGGAAAGGGGGGGAGGTCTGgccaaaattttcaatggcCATTTCACTTCTCCCCAGGCCTGGCCAATATAGTGATTGGTATTTTCTCCGGGAGAAATCGATGTGGGGTAATGatgtgatgatgatttatAAGTGGGTTAAATTAAGAGGGGAATTTGAGAGCAAAGAAAGTAATAGAAACTATTTTAAATAGTTATGTTATGGTATGTAGGGGACGCATTgcttttcatattttcttttgaagtttcATGTAGAAAAGGTGGTAGTCGTCCAGATCATAGACAATTTTGTCTAGTTTGATATAGTCAGGAAGTGATTCATTGATGCTTAGtagtttttgaaaggaCTGATTCTTATAATTCTTGGTGAAGAAGGTCATCGAGAATTCTCTTGGCTGGAAGACGTTCAGAATGTGTAGAAGAACGTTCAAATTGTCTTGCTTCCCTTGAGAAATATCGAAAACGGGTATGTTGCTTTCGAAAGAGGCGTATGACCAGCCCTTTTCTGGAGTCACATGCAGGGTGTAGTAGTATCTTTCATCGAGAACCATGTTAGACGAGTAGCCACACGGTGTGAATGCAAACGCGTCGTGGTGAAATGATAGGTTGGAGTCTTGAGATGAGTTCACGTATATTTCGTCAAGCTTAGTTTCCTTAGTCATTTGGTAGCCGAGGTTGTGGCCCTTGTCTTCGTTCGGCTCAACAGGGGCGGTTGTAGATGCTTCTGGGCCGCAAACAAATTTGCTAGCACACTCAGGGTTCAGCTCCGTCATTAGAACTTCAAAGGTTTCGTCGTCATCCTCAATACACTCCTTCACTTGAGGAGCCGACCGATCCGTCTCAGTGACATACAGGTTCCAATGATTGCTCTTGTCATTTCTTCCAACGGAATAACTCTTACCGGtgtcaaaaaattggttcAGATAGTCTACTTCGTCTGCCCAGTTTTGATGGATAGCAGCTTGCTTGCAggggaaaagaaaacatcgTCTGGAATAGAATACTTTGAATGGCTTGTACTTACCCCCCGGTGTTTTCTGGAAAACCCATGACAGCTCTTGCTCAATGGTTTGGAAAAGCTTGTCAAGACAAAACAATGTCGTTGTAGTACCGCACGTCTTCAACGTCAATTTGTGATCGAAAACGAAGAGCGAGGACTCACTCAGCAAAAAGGCGTCCAGTTCTTTAGTCTTCTTCATGGAAAGAACCTCGCACTTGACTAGTTTCAAAATCTCGATCCATTTCTCCATGACAATATCTCTTAGCGTCTTTTCGGAGCTGACGCAATTCTTGTGAGGAAAGAACCAGATTTCCAGCAGCTTCTCAGGACCCTCGAACGCGTCCGTTGAGTCTAGTGTGGCCGATAATTCGTGATCAATGTAATTGTGGTTAGTCAGTTCTTTGATGGTAACGGTCATGATATGGTTTGCTTATTTGCATAAGACActataaataaaaaggtAAAGAATAAGGAAGTTACAATACAGTAGGTGGCtcacttgaaaaaaaaaaaacgctGACGCAAGCACCGAACAGCAGCGAACACAATATATACACGTACAGATGTATTGAGATTCTTTAGTCAATTGACAAAGTTTAACCGATGCCTGAATATCGGAAAAACGTTTTTGgattttgttcttcctCGAGTGGGAGAAAGTGAAATTTTCCACAATTCCATCATTGCCTACGTACGTGAGACTAttacttgaaaaaagaggGAAAGGAGAGGAACAAGATGCGAGAGATAAAAACCTAAGCAGCATGCAATAAATTGTCTTTAGTTCATGCTCACCCTAATGGCATGACAACATGCCCTTGCCACTTTCCTTCAAGCATTATTGCCGATTTTAACGCTTCCAACCCTAGAAAGGCGATAATAGTATGTCCGGGTATCCGATTTATTCTcgaagtttttttttccatacgCGATTGAGCTATAAAAGAGCCTGGTTAAGAGAAACAGTCCTGAACTTTCTCAGTGGCGGCGGTACAAACAGAAAATCTCATCGAGTAACTTACGCTATTTTGTGCAACATGCATGAAGGAGTACCCTCATGCTGTGGCGCGTATGTCTATGTAATCTCAGGGACAGCAAAAGAAGCGGCAAGAGAGCCCACGATAAGTGGAACTACACAGACTTCCTTGCCGCGATACTACGGTCCCCAGAACAATCCTAACAAGCAATTACATATTCCCCCGCTGAACCTGTGCAGTCCATGGACGACGCTGATACTATATGATTCGGGGGAAGACGCTTTTTCACATCTTCTTGAGTAGTAAGAACAGTAATCAAGTAATATAATGGTTAAGAGCGGATCTTGTTGGATGCCTCCTAGGCATTACCCTACAATGGGGCGGtctcttttaattttgaatCGGGTCTTTCACCCCGGCCCCGGTTGCGTCGATCAGAAAATTATTATggatgaggatgatgaaAGTACTAGACCTTTACCATCAAGTCTCGATAATTCACCGTTCAAAAAGACTAGGAATTCGTTATAGATCAGCTAGTTCGACAAAGAAGTACTTCCGGGACATTGCTACATAGTTGTGctgttatattttttttgttagtTAAACCCATTAGATAAGTGTATCGTTTCGTATAGTGCCGTACTCAAAGATCAAGGATTGAAACGCTATTTCTTTTACGCCTGCCATGTCTGCTGCTCCCGTCCAAGACAAAGACACTCTAACCAATGCCGAGCGTGCGAAGAACGTCAACGGTTTGCTTCAAGTGCTCATGGACATTAACACTCTAAATGGAGGGAGTTCTCACACTGCTGATAAGATAAGGATTCATGCCAAAAATTTCGAGGCAGCTTTGTTCGCCAAGAGTTCctcaaagaaagaatatatggACAGCATGAACGAAAAAGTTGCTGTCATGCGCAATGCATACAATTCCAGAAAAAGCACAGttgcagcagcagcagccaGTAACAACATCAGCCCCGTGGAACAGCATCATATCAAcaatatgaaaaattctagCGGCAGCGCCAACAATATGAACGTGAATATGAATCTGAACCCCCAGATGTTCCTGAATCAGCAGGCTCAGGCAAGACAACAGGTTGCACAACAATTAAGAAACCAACAACAGGTTGcacagcaacaacaacaacaacaacaacagcaacaacaacagcaacaacaacagcaacaacagcagcagcagcagcaacaacaacaacagcagcagcagagGCGCCAATTGACTCctcagcaacaacagctaGTGAACCAAATGAAGGTAGCCCCCATCCCCAAGCAACTGCTGCAAAGAATTCCTAATATTCCACCAAATATCAATACTTGGCAGCAAGTCACTGCTTTAGCTCAGCAGAAGTTACTAACACCTCAGGATATGGAAGCTGCAAAAGAAGTCTACAAGATTCATCAGCAATTATTGTTTAAAGCAAGATTGCAGCAACAACAAGCCCAAGTCCAAGCCCAAGCCCAAGCCCAGGTTCAAgttaataacaacaataacgGCGGCCTCCCTCAAAATGGTAATATCAATAATAGTATGAATATTCCTCAACAACAGCAAATGCAACCTTCTAACGCAAATACGAATGCGAATCCTTTGCAACAGCAACCATCACAAAATACCGTACCAAACgttcttcatcaaatcaATCAAATTTTCTCTCCCGAAGAACAACGCAGCTTACTGCAAGAAGCCATTGAAACCTGCAAGAATTTCGAAAAGGCTCAATTGGGCAATACAATGACGGAACCGGTTAAGCAAAGCTTTATCAGAAAGTACATTAACCAAAAGGCGTTGAGAAAAATCCAGGCTTTGAGGGATGTTaagaacaacaacaatgtTAACAACAACAGCGCGAACCTGCAAAGAGCTCAAAATGTTCCTATGAACATcattcaacaacaacaacaaagcCCCAACAACAATGAGATTATCCCACCTTCTGCTACTCCCAACACTACCTCTTTCCCTCAGCCACAGAATGCAAGTTCCAAATTATATCAAatgcaacaacagcaggCTCAAGCACAAGCACAGGCTCAAGCACAAGCACAGGCTCAAGCacaagcacaagcacaagcacaggcacaagcacaagcacaGGCACAGGCTCAGGCacaagcacaagcacaGGCACAAGCTCAAGCACAAGCTCAAGCACAAGCACAGGCACAAGCACAGGCacaagcacaagcacaagcacaagcacaAGTACAAGCTCAACATCAACCCTCACAACAGCCCCAACAGGCTCAATCGCAACCTAATCCACTTCACGGGTTGACACCTACTGCAAAGGATGTCGAAGTCATTAAGCAATTGTCTTTGGATGCTTCCAAGACCAATCTAAGGCTCACAGATGTAACAAATTCTTTAtccaatgaagaaaaagaaaaaataagaatgaAGTTAAAGAAAGGTCAGAAGCTTTTTGTTCAAGTAAGTAATTTCGCACCTCAAGTTTACATCATCACGAAAAATGAGAATTTCTTAAAAGAAGTTTTCCAATTGAGAATATTTGTCAAAGAGATATTGGAAAAGTGTGCCGAGGGCGTATTTGTTGTTAAATTAGACACCGTTGACAGGTTAATCAttaaatatcaaaaatactgGGAAAGTATGAGAATTCAAATTTTAAGAAGACAAGCCATTTTAagacaacaacagcagatGGCtagcaacaacagcaacccAGGTACTGCTTCTGCTgttaataataacaatattgCAACTCAGCAAAATATGCAACAGTCACTACAGCAAATGCAGCATTTACAGCAATTGAAAatgcaacaacaacaacaacaacaacagcaacaacaacaacagcaacaacaacaacaacaacaacaacaacaacaacaacaacaacaacaacaacaacaacaacagcagctacaacaacagcagctacaacaacaacaacaacaacaacagcaacagcaacaacagcaacaacaacaccTATATCCTTCCTCAACGAGTGGTGGAGCTAATTATCCGGCAATGGCTAATGCTTCCAATAACAATATCCCTTATATGAATCACAAGAACACCTCTAGCATGGAGTTTTTGAACTCTATGGAAAATACACCAAAAGTTTCTGTATCTGCTGCGGCCACTCCATCACTTAACAAGGCGATCACTAGTAAGGTAAACAACAGAACTAAATCTAATTCAATACCTGTTACCAGCATTCCATCAACAAATAAGAAactttcaatatcaaatgCCGCTAGTCAACAACCAACTCCTCGATCTGCATCGAATACCGCTAAGTCAACCCCAAATACTAATCCTTCTCCATTGAAGACTCAAGCAAAAAATGGAACGCCAAACTCCAATAATATGAAGACAGTGCAATCTCCTATGGGTACACAACCATCCTATGGTAATaccattattgaaaatgcgTTTAGAAAGGAAGAGCTTTTGCTAAAAGATTTGGAAATGAGGAAGTCAGAAATATCCTCTCGTTTTAAACATCgtcaagaaattttcaaagattctcCTACAGATTTGTTTATGAATACATTAGGTGATTGTTTAGGTATTAAGGATGAAGAGATGCTTACTTCGTGCACTATTCCTAAGACTGTGGTTGATCACACCAATGGTTCTGGTAAAAGGAAGCCTACCAAAGCAGCCCAGAGGGCCCGTGATCAAGACTCTGTTGACATTTCCATAAAGGACAACAAGTTAATCATGAAAAGTAAATTTAATAAGACTAATAGGTTATATTCGATAGCATTGTCCAATGTTGCtgtcattttcaaaaacattgGTGGTAACTTTAAAGATTTATCTACTCTGGTCCATTCATCGTCACCGCCTGCCTCATCTTCCAAGTTGAATATCGGCAATTCCAATAAGAGGAAAGCCAGCGTGTTAGAAATAAGCCCACAGGATTCAATAGCTTCGGTGCTATCCCCAGATTCAAATATAATGTGTGATTCCAAAAGAATCAAAATAGACTCCCCTGATGACCCATTCATGACAAAATCCGGAGTCGCAACTaatgaaaaacaagaagttACAAAGAACGAAACGACGTTTTTGACTTCCACTACTGATTCGGTGCAATTCAATGTATGGGATTGGAATAATTGGACAAGTGCTACTTGAACCTCGAAACTTTCATATACTTGAACCTACCTAATTTGGTGTTATGACCACCAataccttttatttttcaccTCCTTTTAActctttttctctctctaaaagaaattctttatttcaCAGAAATTTCTCCACACTTTaatgtatctttttttatttatataattatatatatatatatatacatgaataacaacaatataATCTAATTTagctttttatttcaacGTACTTAATACTTAAACGACCAGTACAATAGAGTGTCACTTTTATCAATATGCTTCCTTTAGCCGGGTAAGATTTTGCTGACAAATAGTCAGAACGACTTGAATCATCGGTATATTCTTCGAAATATACTACATCTACGATTCTTGAGTAACCGTAAGTTGCCACTGTGAAGCAATTACAGTAATCATTAACAAACATCTATAAACATGTCACATCATTCACCTCCCAAGAACCAAATCCGTGAACTAATCGAGGAAATCAATCAGTGGGCTATAGCTAATGGATTAGCCATGTATCCTCCTAATTTTGAGGCAAATCCATCGAATGCTTCGGTGTCGCCGGTAACGATCTATCCAACTCCAATTCCTAAGAGATGTTTTGATGAGGCCGTTGAAATTCAACCAGTATTTAATGAATTATATGCCCGTCTTGCTCAAGATATGGCTCACCCAGATTCGTTGCTGCATAAGACAACTGAAGCGTTGGCTTTATCAGACCCCGAATTCACTGGTAAATTATGGTCCTTATACcttaaaattttgaaagatgtacagaaaaaaaggcagACTTTTAAACTAGGTATATTTAGGTCAGATTATTTAATTGATAAGAAGAACGGTAGTGAGCAAATTAAGCAAGTGGAATTCAATACTGTATCCGTATCATTTGCAGGTCTCAGTGAGAAAGTAGATAGATTGCATGCCTATTTAAACAAGGCAAACAAATACGATCTTAAAGGACCGTTCTATAATGAACAAAATATGGTCATTTCCGACTCAGGGTATTTATTATCTATGGCATTGGCTAAAGCTGTTGAATCATATACATCACAGCAAATTTCTTCCACTTCTAGTGATCCAATTGTTGCGTTCATTGTTCAAAGAAATGAGAGAAATGTGTTTGATCAGAAGATCTTGGAATTGAATCTGTTGGAAAAGTTCGGTATTAAGTCTGTGAGATTGACATTCGATGATGTTCACGACAAAATGTTCACTGATAATGAAACAGGAAAACTTTTTGTCAAGGATGCAGAACAAGAAGTAGCGGTTGTCTATTATAGAACTGGTTATACAACTACCGATTACACGTCCGAAAAGGACTGGGAAGCAAGATTATTCCTCGAGAAAAGTTTCGCTATTAAGGCTCCAGACTTACTTACCCAATTATCTGGTTCCAAGAAAATCCAGCAATTGTTGACCAACAAGAGCGTATTGGGTAAGTATACCTGCAATCctaaaaaaagagatagTTTGTTGAAAACATTTGTCAAAATTTACCCCTTAGACGATACAGAACTTGGTAGGGAAGGCAAGAGATTAGCGTTCAGTGACCCCTCTAAATATGTGCTAAAACCACAAAGAGAAGGCGGTGGTAACAATGTTTATAAAGAGAATATTcctaattttttgaagggTATTGAAGAACGTCATTGGGACGCATATATTCTCATGGAGTTGATCGAGCCCGAGTTGAATGAGAATAACGTTATATTACGTGATAATAAGTCTTATGAAGAGCCAATAATTAGTGAGTTGGGAGTTTACGGTTGCATTCTATTTGACGACAAGCAAGTTTTAATGAATGAATTTAGTGGCTCATTACTAAGATCCAAGTTCAACACTTCAAATGAAGGCGGTGTGGCTGCAGGATTTGGATGTTTGGACAGTATTATTCTGTATTAGACCTATATATAGatactatatatatatatatatgccATAATAATGGAGAATAACGTTAGGTTTTAATTTACgaacaattgaagaatatataatCGCATTCCCACATGAATTTGCTATTCTAATCTTGCTTCTTCTCTCTTTCCCCTTTTAGCAACGAAGAACACCATTTCGCTGCACCAACGGTATTACTAGATATGGTGACTATTGTGAAGAATGGTATTAACTCCAATAAGCCAGCAGACATCCCGAAGCATATGAAACTTGCGTAATGCTCATATTGGAAATCTTTAGCCTGTTTCTTACTGAACCCCTTTAGTAGGAAGTACCTTTGTAAATAGGTGAAGCTTCTTCTTGGGGCCATCAGTTGGTTTGCTAATATGGGCCCTATTATAGGAATTAGTGACAGAAGTGTTATTGAAGTGAAATTAGTCAGTTTAAAAAACAATCTGAATAGTAGTTTGGGGACTTTAAAAGCCCAATTTCCCTTTATTGTATTGAAATTTCTCACGGCATCAGGCTCATCAATTTTCCTATGCGATTTTTGTAGTTTTGGTAAAACCTTCACCTCGTTGAGGAATTCGTTTTGATCTTGCAATACCAAAGAAATATCGAATATCTGATTTGTAATATGAGTCAACACTAGTGTTCTGCAAACAAAAGCAGTTAAAACATTCGTTTGTAGAATCCATTGAATATGAACTAAAATAACACCAAGAGGGcctaataataatattgcccATGTCACTAACACTGGTACAAGGGTGACGTAAAAAAAGCCAGCAATGGTAACAAAAATCAAAGCATAACAAACAGCAAACAGTAAAATATGTTTCCAGTAAACGGTATTTGTGAGTACTTCATAGAATCCCTATAATTAAtacacaaaaaaaaaatgtgttagtcaaaaaatgaatatggtcataaaaaacaaatactTTTACTTACTAAAAATGGGTACATGAATGCTTTTGAGTTGAAAACTTCTTTAATGAAGTTCTTCTTAAATAACTCGTATCTCAACTTCATTGTTGGTATTGTTTCAGGGAACCAAATATCAAACTGTCTTCTTAAAACCTTTAGCCAACGACTTATTTTACTTTCCTTTGGAGTCCTATCTTCTTCGGATGGCTCTTCTGAAGGTTGCGGCCTCTTTTCTGCAAGGGTTGTAGAATTAGCATCTCGAGTGTGAGAATTTTGACTATGACTTATAAGCTTAACTCTGGCTTTCATCCTTAGTTTGTCTTAGCAGCCAGTCAGGGGTCCTCAGGGATAGCCTTGCCCTTTTTTTGACGTCCCTTTACTTTTCCTGAGGGTGATTGATTTACCTTGacaagtttttgaaagtcCGAGTCAAAAGCACCCTGATTTTCATAATCCCCTGATTGCCAAAAATCTATACAAAAAATACCAATGTTGCAGCACGAATATTATTAGCAAGTACCAATGTGTAAATATTTATGGAATttatgtgtatatatatatatatataatgaaCATATGAACTGgtatgaagaaaaaaatagctAGGTTCATGGTGGATTTACGTGGGCTATGGATTGTTGAATCGGAGGCGCATACGATCCTACTGTAGGCCCTTCTGGTTCTGCAGAGGGCGCGGGAGCTACGGCTGGCTGTTCTTGATCTTTTATCTCTTTTACTATCCAAAGAGACGCACCTACTACGTTTGTACCAATGAACAACCCGCCCAGTATTGGGATGGACTCTAATAAACCGCTGGACATTGAGTATAGGAGCCATTTGGCAAAACCCTTGTAGTATACTTCGGATAGTTTTCGCGAACCCAAATGTAGTACGTCAACAAAATAGGGTTCGAAATAATAGAATCCCATTCCGGGACTAAATGGTAGCATATTGATAATGATTGGACCCACAATTGGAACAATCAataacaaaagaaacacGAAGGCTATGAAAACAtaccagaaaaaaaaaaagagaaactgTGGCAAAGAGACGAGATAAAaccttttggaaaaaagacCACCCAATCGATGCGATCTTCTGTAAACAAAAGGCGAGAAACTTATCGTTTCACAGGCTTCGCTCAATTCTGgcaaattctttcttgcaAATGTCACACCGTAAATACGTgtgaaaagaacaaaatcaGTACCTTTCACCATAGAATTACACAGGGTTGTAGAAATGAGAATAGTTTGCACATATGCTAGCGGTAACGCAAAGAGCCCAAGAAAGGGCAGGTATATGCACACCAAAAGAGAACAAGCTAGGATCGACGTAAACGCAATAATGAGCCCAAGATTTAGCACATAATATCCAAATATTAGGAAGAACAGGTGCAAGTAATCCGTGCTCCCTACGGATTCACTAATACCCTTCATCAGCAGTTAGTAAATTGGATCAACACATAAGACGTGCACCAAAGCATAAACATACTTTATATGGATACCAAATAATCTGGTGAGACGACTCCAGG harbors:
- the PSH1 gene encoding ubiquitin-protein ligase PSH1 (similar to Saccharomyces cerevisiae PSH1 (YOL054W); ancestral locus Anc_8.808) — its product is MVDELHNRLLHQGNGTKDAILYKIIESLVCSICHDYMFVPMMTPCGHNYCYGCLNTWFASNTQKELACPQCRSDITTIPALNTTLQQYLSFILDKLSSENDESFKKLLTTKIREETDYKLDKEKDTLFEKVFKNSALAVADDSDDGITRCSNCHWELDPDEVEDGNVCPHCNARIRNYAGGRDEFDEEEYSEGELDEIRESMRRRREDQFTSTDPFANRDDISSEEDSSSEEEPMREHIPQGRWASSHNRSIAVDAVDDEEDEEELEEDEEDMDSDLKDFIEDDEDDEDEDGSRRNLILSALNNRQVIITDDEEDEGREHTTDEEEHDSDFYEHNDEGFASGDSLDEDRKEAIQVQSSSDSEDRSISYPSSSDVKDKDEPDTEDFDDLQPRRQKRFRVVLGESDDE
- the AIM39 gene encoding Aim39p (similar to Saccharomyces cerevisiae AIM39 (YOL053W); ancestral locus Anc_8.806), with the translated sequence MIRFTILRNTKTSLLSTSNICLSFAQVSTSSLIWSNTLNSTVITKNPIVLAPKRHVHDGKHFFTTPHQQQQTKLGETEEGTRRNIKEEDLKSIGQAITHQRNKRRKQIWSAVFGGIFGVIIGYSVIYKVIYLKEQSFLPLFPSSKIRKLSARDLKKVDVNQVQKLSKLRVLEILSGHDMIKEQYGVPLLDKDGSSPRLNEFSMWCEDQDPCVTGVVMEPDDQRNSSHTWYRIPLVCKWRITHRPISIRGTIDDLLNRIGLETADLFEIISPERVYGSFKYEYPLQGDSHALHLWFHGEIELDDNSLIVYNGKYHVDVKLQEIDLFRREKNGQLVQYVLFKNNPVNR
- the DDR2 gene encoding Ddr2p (similar to Saccharomyces cerevisiae HOR7 (YMR251W-A) and DDR2 (YOL052C-A); ancestral locus Anc_8.802) codes for the protein MKVSQILVSAVSVFGFAASVNAQNASNTTSNAAPALHAQNGQLLNAGVVGAAVGGALAFLI
- the SPE2 gene encoding adenosylmethionine decarboxylase SPE2 (similar to Saccharomyces cerevisiae SPE2 (YOL052C); ancestral locus Anc_8.800); its protein translation is MTVTIKELTNHNYIDHELSATLDSTDAFEGPEKLLEIWFFPHKNCVSSEKTLRDIVMEKWIEILKLVKCEVLSMKKTKELDAFLLSESSLFVFDHKLTLKTCGTTTTLFCLDKLFQTIEQELSWVFQKTPGGKYKPFKVFYSRRCFLFPCKQAAIHQNWADEVDYLNQFFDTGKSYSVGRNDKSNHWNLYVTETDRSAPQVKECIEDDDETFEVLMTELNPECASKFVCGPEASTTAPVEPNEDKGHNLGYQMTKETKLDEIYVNSSQDSNLSFHHDAFAFTPCGYSSNMVLDERYYYTLHVTPEKGWSYASFESNIPVFDISQGKQDNLNVLLHILNVFQPREFSMTFFTKNYKNQSFQKLLSINESLPDYIKLDKIVYDLDDYHLFYMKLQKKI